The nucleotide sequence GCCGCGACGGTCGCCCACGGATCGAGCGCGACCACGACGCAGGCCGCGAACGACAGCATCGCCCCGCGGGACAACGGGACCCGCAGCAAAGCGGCGCACGCGATCACAGCCAGCATGAAAAACGTGCGACGTGCCGGAATGCCCCAGCCTGCCAGCAGACAATATCCCCAGGCCACGCACAGCGCCGCGGCGATGCCGGCCAACTGCGCGGGCATCCATTCGGCCAGGCACAGGCCCCGCCACCGCAGCCGGCGCCAGCACCATGCCACCGCCGCCCCGGCCAGGCCGGCCACCAAGGTGACATGCAGGCCACTGATCGACACCAGATGCGTGATGCCCGTGGCGTTGAAGACCTGCCAGTCCTCCCGCCCTACCCCGGCCTGGTCGCCCAGGGCCAACGCGACGATGACCGCGCCGTAGCGGCTGTGCGCCAGGACGTCCTGCATTCTTTCGCGCAATACATGCCGCGCGCGATGCACCGCCGCCATGCCGGGACGCCAGCCCTCGTCGCCTACCCATTGCGGCTTGCCTCGCACGGTCGCCGTGGCGCGCACGTTACGCTGGAACAGGCGCGCCTCGCCATCGGCGGCATGAGGATTACTGGGAGCATGCGGCCGCTTCAACACCAGGGCGGCGCGCCATTGCTGGCCAGGCATCACGACGCGCAGCGCGGCGCTGTCGCCATGCACGGGCACGGGCCATGACACGCGCAGGTGGCGCGGTACGGAGGCCGGCTCCGCGTGCAGGATCTCCGCATCGAATCTGGCCGCATCGGCCGCGAACTCCACCAGCGAGGCCACGCGCAACACCACGCGCGCCACCTGGTTCTCCTGCTCCAACGGCAGCGCGTCATCCAGACGGAATTGCGCGCGCTCGATCGCATACAGCGCGCCGCCGCTGAGCGCGCACGCGCATGACGCGACCGCGCTCACCCCGGACCGCGCGGCGACATGCCAGGCGCGTGCCAGTCTCCCCGCGCGCCAACGCACCAGCGCGGCGGCCACCATCGCACCCGCCAGTAAGCATCGGCCCGCCACGGAGGGCAGGCTCTGCAGCGTCTGCACGCCGGCCACCGCGGCGATGAAACCCAGCATGGCCAGCCGGCCTTCCATCCACAATCTCCCGTAACCGGGCAGATACTAGTGTGGCCGCGGCTGCAAGATGGCCGCACAGGGATGAAAATGTCGCCGTCGGCCCGTCGCGGCCCAATGCAAAACGGCCCCGCTTGCGCGGGGCCGGGTACTGCAAGAGAGGAAACTACAGCAATCCCGCCTCTCACCGGGAGAACCACGCGGACAGCAAATCCGCATGGCCCAGGACTTCCTGGCCTCGCGCATCGACGCATGCGCGGGGTCAGGAAGCGCTCCTTCAGGGGACGGCGCGCGCCGGACACCTTCGGCCGCACCGCGTCCTTTCCAAGGCATCCATCGCCTTGGCCGGACCCGTCACCCCTGGAAGGGCTGGTTATCGCTATCGCCGAACGCGGGGTCGACGTCGTTGCCCTGATGTATTCGCGCGATGACTTGCGCACGGCTCACGCCGCTGTCCGCTTGCGCCGCGAAGGGGGTGTTGTCCGGATCGGCGTTGTTGCCCGCCAGCCCGACGGCGCGCGCTTGCGCCAGCTCGGCGAGCACCTGGGTGCGGCTGGCGCCGCCTTCGTCTTGCCCGTAGACGCCCTGGAAGGGCTGGTTATCCGTATCCCCGCGGGGCGTCCCCGCCTGGGCGGCGCCAATGGCGGCGAACGACAGGATGAATGCGGTTGCGATGGTTTTGGCCTTCATGGCAGTACTCCTAGTCCTGATATCGAAAGACCGGATACCGCGTTTCCTTATTGGAAGAGGCTGCGCGGTACCGGGTGCTGTTCTCCCATGGCCTGAATTCTGGACCAGGCGGACATAGGTATAAACCCTGATTCGCGCAAATCATCTTTCCAAATTAATCGCCAATCCACACTATTACGTTGAAACCACCAAAAGTATTGGATTTTTCACACCGCCTGGACATTTTCGTGCCCGGGCTTCAGTGAACGACGGGAACCAGGCGCGGCAGCACGCGCAAGGCGGTGGCCGCGGTGCCTGCGGCCACCGACATGGCGTCGGTCCCGCGCAATTCCGCCAGCGCTTGCGCCACGCCGGCCACCTGCGCGGGCGTGTTGCGCCGGTCCGGCTCGTGCAGCCAGGCTGGCGGAATATCCGGCGCATCGGTTTCCAGGACCAGATGCTCCAGCCCCAGATGTTGGGCATGCCGTCGTATCTGGAGCGAGCGCGGGAAGGTCATGGCCCCGCCGATCCCCAGCGCGAAGCCCAGGTCGACGAAGCCGCGCGCCTGCTGGTCGCTGCCGTTGAAGGCGTGCGCGATGCCTCCGCGCAAACCGCGATGCCTGCGCAGGTGCTTGAGGATGATGTCCTGGGACCGGCGCACATGCAGCAGCACCGGCAGGCCGAATTCGGCCGCCAGGTCCAGTTGCGCGGCGTAGTAGCGCTCTTGTTTGTCGCGCGCCTCGCCGCTGGCGATCTCCTTGACGAAGAAGTCCAGGCCGATCTCGCCGATGGCGACGAAGCGCGGATCGTCCATGGCGGCTTCGACGGCGCTACGCAAAGCCTTCAGGTCGTCGTCCCACGCAGCGGCGACGAACAAAGGATGTATGCCCAGCGCGTAGGCGCCACCCGGCATCGCATGCGCCAGGTCGCGGACGATATGGAAGTTCGCGCGGCCCACGGCGGGAATCACGACGGCGCGCACACCGGCGTCGATGGCATGGGCGACCACCTGGCTACGGTCGTCGTCGAACTCCTGGGCGTCGAGATGGCAGTGGGTGTCGATCAGCATGCGGACTCCTGGTGCCCGTTGCCGCTACACCAGACGGCCCTGCTCCATGGCGAGTTGCCGATCCGCGCGGCTGGCCAATTCACGGTCGTGCGTCACGATAGCAAAGGCCGTACCCGATTCGCGGTTCACGCGCGACAGCAGCTCGAACATGCTATGCGCGGTGTT is from Bordetella bronchialis and encodes:
- a CDS encoding DUF4148 domain-containing protein, which produces MKAKTIATAFILSFAAIGAAQAGTPRGDTDNQPFQGVYGQDEGGASRTQVLAELAQARAVGLAGNNADPDNTPFAAQADSGVSRAQVIARIHQGNDVDPAFGDSDNQPFQG
- a CDS encoding TatD family hydrolase → MLIDTHCHLDAQEFDDDRSQVVAHAIDAGVRAVVIPAVGRANFHIVRDLAHAMPGGAYALGIHPLFVAAAWDDDLKALRSAVEAAMDDPRFVAIGEIGLDFFVKEIASGEARDKQERYYAAQLDLAAEFGLPVLLHVRRSQDIILKHLRRHRGLRGGIAHAFNGSDQQARGFVDLGFALGIGGAMTFPRSLQIRRHAQHLGLEHLVLETDAPDIPPAWLHEPDRRNTPAQVAGVAQALAELRGTDAMSVAAGTAATALRVLPRLVPVVH